The Cinclus cinclus chromosome 3, bCinCin1.1, whole genome shotgun sequence genome has a window encoding:
- the FUCA2 gene encoding plasma alpha-L-fucosidase: MSGPGGRAALALLLGLALPGLLQARPRYEPTWGSLDARPLPAWFDEAKFGVFIHWGVFSVPSFGSEWFWWYWQKEKRDPYVKFMDTNYPPGFSYEDFGPLFTAEFFDADQWADILKASGAKYVVLTSKHHEGFTLWGSKYSWNWNAVDVGPKRDLVAELATSVRNRTDLHFGLYHSLFEWFNPLFLEDATNAFKTRKFPTSKSLPELYEIVTKYQPEIIWSDGDGNAPDTYWNSTGFLAWLYNDSPVRDTVVTNDRWGAGSICAHGGFYTCSDRYNPGHLLPHKWENCMTMDRSSWGFRRDAQLHDYLAIEDLVKQLAETVSCGGNLLMNIGPTHDGRVAVVFEERLRQVGAWLKVNGEAIYGTKPWRAQNDTVTPGVWYTFSPEKGKVNAIFLNWPVSGILELGEPRPKFGKTQVKLAGYKELLKWVALGEKGMVIALPQLTPQQLPCQWGWTLQLTDVN; encoded by the exons ATGTCGGGCCCGGGCGGCCGCGCCGCGCTGgcgctgctgctggggctggcgctgcccgggctgctgcaggccCGGCCCCGCTACGAGCCCACCTGGGGCTCGCTGGATGCCCGGCCGCTGCCCGCCTGGTTTGACGAGGCGAAGTTCGGCGTCTTCATCCACTGGGGCGTGTTCTCGGTGCCCAGCTTCGGCAGCGAGTGGTTCTG GTGGTActggcagaaggaaaagagagaccCCTATGTGAAATTTATGGACACAAATTACCCACCTGGCTTCAGCTATGAAGATTTTGGTCCTCTGTTTACAGCAGAATTCTTTGATGCTGACCAGTGGGCAGATATTCTGAAGGCTTCAGGGGCAAAATATGTTGTCTTAACGTCAAAACATCATGAGG gCTTTACTTTGTGGGGGTCCAAATATTCCTGGAACTGGAATGCTGTTGATGTAGGACCAAAGCGAGATCTTGTTGCTGAGCTAGCAACATCTGTTAGAAACAGAACTGACTTGCATTTTGGGTTATACCATTCCCTGTTTGAATGGTTCAATCCTCTCTTCCTTGAGGATGCCACCAATGCCTTTAAGACAAGAAAGTTTCCAACCAGTAAATCATTACCAGAACTCTATGAAATTGTGACCAAGTACCAGCCAGAAATAATTTGGTCTGATGGGGATGGAAATGCTCCAGATACTTACTGGAACAGCACTGGTTTCTTGGCTTGGCTGTATAATGACAG CCCCGTCCGGGACACAGTAGTGACCAATGACCGCTGGGGAGCTGGCAGCATCTGTGCCCATGGTGGCTTCTACACGTGCAGTGACCGCTACAACCCCGGGCACCTCCTGCCCCACAAGTGGGAGAACTGCATGACCATGGACCGCAGCTCCTGGGGGTTCCGCAGGGACGCGCAGCTCCACGACTACCTCGCCATCGAGGACTTGGTGAAG CAACTTGCAGAAACAGTGTCTTGTGGAGGAAATCTCCTGATGAATATTGGGCCCACTCACGATGGTCGCGTCGCTGTTGTGTTTGAGGAGCGCCTGAGGCAGGTGGGCGCTTGGCTGAAGGTCAATGGAGAGGCCATCTATGGAACAAAGCCATGGAGAGCACAGAACGACACAGTCACACCCGGAGTCTG GTACACTTTCAGCCCTGAAAAAGGGAAAGTCAACGCTATCTTCCTTAACTGGCCAgtctctgggattctggaacTTGGCGAGCCACGGCCTAAGTTTGGAAAAACACAG